The proteins below come from a single Malus domestica chromosome 03, GDT2T_hap1 genomic window:
- the LOC139194317 gene encoding uncharacterized protein: MTGNLFYANSTIIEPKVNGERYIDSGCNNHMIRNVELLVDMRTNIARKVQMPTGDLVNVAGMRSLVIDTNKGKKYVREVMYLSGLKENLLSVGQMDEHGYFLVFGGGMCNVFNGQSLDCLVLKVKKKLNKCYPLTLLSENQFALKANVTHSIETWHMRLGHLHFGGLE; the protein is encoded by the coding sequence ATGACAGGGAATCTGTTTTATGCAAATAGCACAATTATTGAGCCAAAGGTGAATGGAGAGCGGTACATTGATAGTGGTTGTAACAATCACATGATCAGAAATGTGGAATTGCTTGTTGATATGAGAACTAACATAGCTCGCAAAGTTCAAATGCCAACCGGAGACCTTGTAAATGTTGCAGGAATGAGATCATTGGTGATTGATACAAATAAGGGCAAAAAGTATGTTAGAGAAGTAATGTACCTTTCTGGTTTGAAAGAAAACTTGCTAAGTGTTGGTCAAATGGATGAACATGGATATTTCTTGGTATTTGGTGGTGGAATGTGCAATGTGTTTAATGGTCAATCACTGGATTGTTTGGTCTTGAAAGTAAAGAAGAAGTTGAACAAATGTTATCCATTGACACTATTGTCTGAAAATCAATTTGCATTAAAGGCTAATGTCACTCATTCTATTGAGACTTGGCACATGAGACTTGGACATCTACATTTTGGTGGTCTAGAATAG